In a genomic window of Neisseria flavescens:
- a CDS encoding glycosyltransferase, whose amino-acid sequence MSQTICLNMIVKNEAAIIEETLANITDHIKLDYYVISDTGSTDDTVGVFRHFFDAKSIAGEIHHDGWQNFAYNRNQALKHAKDKTDYVLIFDADDRFEGKLELPELTADRYRLRMRNAMGSVVYYRPLLLRNDGTFYWRGVLHEFIETDKQDTSEATLHGDYMVLSGRFGARSNMANKYLLDAVSLEKAFYSPEDEELKPRYAFYAARSYWDSDMPERASEWFKKRIELGGWIEEVTVS is encoded by the coding sequence ATGTCCCAAACCATCTGCTTGAATATGATTGTCAAAAACGAAGCGGCAATCATCGAAGAAACACTGGCCAACATCACCGACCACATTAAACTTGACTACTATGTCATCAGCGACACCGGCTCGACCGATGATACCGTCGGCGTGTTCCGCCACTTTTTCGATGCAAAAAGCATCGCAGGCGAGATTCATCATGATGGTTGGCAAAATTTTGCGTACAACCGCAATCAGGCGTTGAAACACGCAAAAGACAAAACCGATTATGTGTTGATTTTTGATGCGGACGACCGCTTTGAAGGCAAATTGGAATTGCCCGAGCTGACCGCCGACCGTTACCGCCTCCGCATGCGAAATGCCATGGGCAGCGTGGTTTATTACCGTCCGCTGTTGTTGCGCAATGACGGAACATTCTACTGGCGCGGCGTGTTGCACGAGTTTATCGAAACCGACAAACAAGATACCAGCGAAGCCACGCTTCATGGCGACTATATGGTTCTCAGCGGCCGTTTCGGCGCACGCAGCAATATGGCGAACAAATACCTGCTCGACGCCGTTTCTTTGGAAAAAGCGTTTTACAGCCCTGAAGATGAGGAGCTGAAACCGCGTTACGCCTTTTATGCGGCGCGTTCTTATTGGGATTCTGATATGCCCGAGCGTGCAAGCGAATGGTTTAAAAAACGCATCGAGTTGGGCGGTTGGATTGAGGAAGTGACGGTTTCTTAA
- the lptG gene encoding LPS export ABC transporter permease LptG produces MDLISRYIIRQMAVMAVYALLAFLALYSFFEIINEVGDLGKGSYNGTTMAQYVLMQMPARAYELMPLAVLIGGLVSLSQLAAGSELTVIKASGMSTKKILLILSQFGLIFAIATATLGEWIAPVLSQKAENIKAAAINGKISTGNTGLWLKEKNSIINVREMLPDHTLLGIKIWARNDKNELTQATEAESAVLNNDGSWQLKNIRRSTLSEDKVEVSTAAEENWPIAVKRNLMDVLLVKPDQMSVGELTTYISHLENNNQNTQIYAIAWWRKLVYPVAAWVMALVAFAFTPQTTRHGNMGLKLFGGICLGLLFHFAGRLFGFTSQLYGVLPFLAGALPTVLFALLAVYLIRCQEKR; encoded by the coding sequence ATGGACCTGATTTCACGTTACATCATCCGCCAAATGGCGGTTATGGCGGTTTACGCCCTCCTTGCCTTCCTCGCTTTGTATAGCTTTTTCGAGATCATCAACGAAGTCGGCGATTTGGGCAAAGGCAGCTATAACGGCACAACCATGGCGCAATACGTCCTTATGCAGATGCCCGCGCGCGCCTACGAACTCATGCCCCTCGCCGTCCTTATCGGCGGACTGGTTTCCCTCAGCCAGCTTGCCGCAGGAAGCGAACTGACCGTTATCAAAGCAAGCGGCATGAGTACCAAAAAAATATTACTGATTCTGTCGCAGTTCGGACTGATTTTCGCTATCGCTACCGCCACACTCGGCGAATGGATCGCTCCCGTCCTCAGCCAAAAAGCCGAAAACATCAAAGCCGCCGCCATCAACGGCAAAATCAGTACCGGCAATACCGGCCTTTGGCTCAAAGAAAAAAACAGCATTATCAACGTGCGCGAAATGCTGCCCGACCATACCCTGCTGGGCATTAAAATCTGGGCGCGCAACGACAAAAACGAACTGACGCAGGCGACGGAAGCCGAATCCGCCGTTTTAAACAACGACGGCAGTTGGCAGTTGAAAAACATCCGCCGCAGCACACTTAGCGAAGACAAAGTCGAAGTCTCCACCGCCGCCGAAGAAAACTGGCCGATTGCCGTCAAGCGCAACCTGATGGACGTATTGCTCGTCAAACCCGACCAAATGTCCGTCGGCGAACTGACCACCTACATCAGCCACCTCGAAAACAACAACCAAAACACCCAAATCTACGCCATCGCCTGGTGGCGCAAATTGGTTTACCCCGTCGCCGCCTGGGTGATGGCGCTCGTTGCCTTCGCCTTTACGCCGCAAACCACGCGCCACGGCAATATGGGCTTGAAACTCTTCGGCGGTATCTGCCTCGGTTTGCTGTTCCACTTTGCCGGAAGGCTCTTCGGCTTTACCAGCCAGTTGTACGGCGTGCTGCCATTTTTGGCAGGTGCATTGCCGACGGTTTTGTTTGCACTGTTGGCGGTGTATCTGATACGCTGTCAGGAAAAAAGATAA
- the lptF gene encoding LPS export ABC transporter permease LptF has protein sequence MIYQRNFIKELSFTAVGIFVVLLAVLVSTQAINLLGRAADGRVAIDAVLALVGFWVIGMTPLLLVLTAFISTLTVLTRYWRDSEMSVWLSCGLALKQWIRPVMQFAVPFAILIAVMQLWVMPWAELRSREYAEILKQKQELSLVEAGEFNSLGKRNGRVYFVETFDTESGIMKNLFLREQDKNGNDNIIFAKEGNFSLNDNKRTLDLRNGYRYSGTPGRADYNRVSFQNLSLIISTTPKLIDPVSHRRTIPTSQLIGSSNPQHQAELMWRISLTVSVLLLCLLAVPLSYFNPRSGHTYNILIAIGLFLIYQNGLTFLRNAVEDGKIHFWLGLLPMHIIMFVIAVVLLRVRSMPSQPFWQAVGKSLTLKGGKWT, from the coding sequence ATGATTTACCAAAGAAACTTCATCAAAGAACTCTCTTTTACCGCCGTCGGCATTTTCGTCGTCCTCTTGGCGGTGTTGGTCTCCACGCAAGCGATCAACTTGCTCGGACGTGCCGCCGACGGGCGTGTCGCCATCGATGCCGTGCTGGCATTGGTCGGCTTCTGGGTCATCGGTATGACGCCGCTTTTGCTGGTTTTGACCGCGTTCATCAGCACGCTGACTGTGTTGACCCGCTACTGGCGCGACAGCGAGATGTCGGTTTGGCTTTCCTGCGGATTGGCATTGAAACAATGGATACGCCCGGTCATGCAGTTTGCCGTGCCGTTTGCCATTTTGATTGCCGTCATGCAGCTTTGGGTGATGCCGTGGGCAGAGTTGCGCAGCCGCGAATACGCCGAAATCCTGAAGCAGAAGCAGGAATTGTCTTTGGTGGAGGCAGGCGAGTTCAACAGTTTGGGCAAACGCAACGGCAGGGTTTACTTCGTCGAAACCTTCGATACCGAATCCGGCATCATGAAAAACCTGTTCCTGCGCGAACAGGACAAAAACGGCAACGACAACATTATCTTCGCCAAAGAAGGTAATTTCTCGCTGAACGACAACAAGCGCACACTCGACCTGCGCAACGGCTACCGATACAGCGGCACGCCCGGACGCGCCGACTACAACCGCGTTTCCTTCCAAAACCTCAGCCTGATTATCAGCACCACGCCCAAACTCATCGACCCTGTTTCACACCGCCGCACCATCCCGACATCCCAACTTATCGGCAGCAGCAACCCGCAACATCAGGCGGAATTGATGTGGCGTATTTCCTTGACCGTCAGCGTTTTGTTGCTGTGCCTGCTTGCCGTGCCGCTTTCCTATTTCAACCCGCGCAGCGGCCACACCTACAACATCCTCATCGCAATCGGGCTTTTCCTGATTTACCAAAACGGTCTGACCTTCCTGCGCAATGCCGTGGAAGACGGCAAAATCCATTTCTGGCTCGGACTACTGCCTATGCACATCATCATGTTTGTGATTGCCGTCGTTCTGCTGCGTGTCCGCAGTATGCCTAGCCAACCCTTCTGGCAGGCGGTTGGCAAAAGTCTGACATTGAAAGGCGGAAAATGGACCTGA
- a CDS encoding leucyl aminopeptidase — protein sequence MKFSTKAETLQAQQTGAQLFVCAEASQLNNPTALALFASLEEGQTFADTKIPTGNGLQAIAVARLAKTDRAALNKAAAEAAKWAQNQETVNVDVHAFEEAQAAAVAEAFAIAFGSAAYRFDRYKKEAKPAKFAEAVFHSAHEAAVKEALRVAEAQVYGQNLCRDLGNAAPNECTPEFLARTAKAEAEKLGAHAKIIEKDYIKENMGSFWSVAKGSVEDPYLVELSYFGAADKEAAPVVLVGKGITFDTGGISLKPGLNMDEMKFDMCGAATVISTFCAAVKLQLPINLIAVVATCENMPSGAASKPGDVVKSMKGLTIEVLNTDAEGRLILCDALTYAEQFKPKAVIDVATLTGACIIALGHDVSGVMGNNQDLVDSLLAASRNVDDKAWQLPLFESYKDQLKSNFADIPNIGTPGAGTITAATFLSYFTEDYPWAHLDIAGTAWKSGSEKGATGRPVPLLLNYLRNVK from the coding sequence GTGAAATTTAGCACAAAAGCCGAAACTTTGCAGGCTCAGCAGACAGGTGCGCAATTATTTGTCTGCGCCGAAGCATCGCAACTGAACAACCCGACTGCCCTCGCCCTCTTCGCTTCCCTTGAAGAAGGTCAAACTTTTGCAGACACAAAAATCCCGACAGGCAACGGTTTACAAGCCATTGCCGTCGCCCGCCTCGCTAAAACCGACCGTGCCGCGCTGAACAAAGCTGCTGCCGAAGCCGCCAAATGGGCGCAAAATCAAGAAACGGTCAATGTGGACGTTCATGCCTTTGAAGAAGCGCAAGCCGCAGCCGTTGCCGAAGCGTTTGCGATTGCGTTCGGCAGTGCCGCCTACCGTTTCGACCGCTACAAAAAAGAAGCCAAACCGGCCAAATTTGCAGAAGCCGTGTTCCACAGCGCACACGAAGCTGCCGTCAAAGAAGCCTTGCGCGTCGCCGAAGCGCAAGTTTACGGACAAAACCTCTGCCGCGATTTGGGCAATGCCGCGCCCAATGAATGCACGCCCGAATTTTTAGCGCGCACCGCCAAAGCCGAAGCCGAAAAACTGGGCGCACACGCCAAAATCATTGAAAAAGACTACATCAAAGAAAACATGGGTTCGTTCTGGTCTGTCGCCAAAGGCAGCGTCGAAGATCCCTATTTGGTCGAACTGAGCTATTTCGGTGCGGCGGACAAAGAAGCCGCGCCTGTGGTATTGGTCGGCAAAGGCATTACCTTCGACACCGGCGGCATTTCCCTCAAACCTGGCCTGAACATGGACGAAATGAAGTTTGATATGTGCGGCGCGGCAACCGTCATCAGCACCTTCTGCGCCGCCGTCAAGCTGCAACTGCCGATTAACCTGATTGCCGTCGTCGCTACTTGTGAAAATATGCCTTCCGGCGCGGCAAGCAAACCGGGCGATGTCGTGAAAAGTATGAAAGGTCTGACGATTGAAGTGTTGAACACCGATGCCGAAGGCCGTCTGATTTTGTGCGACGCGCTCACTTACGCCGAACAGTTCAAACCCAAAGCCGTCATCGACGTTGCCACTCTGACCGGCGCGTGCATCATCGCCTTGGGTCATGATGTCAGCGGCGTGATGGGCAATAATCAGGATTTGGTCGACAGCCTGCTTGCCGCCTCCCGCAACGTGGACGACAAAGCATGGCAACTGCCGCTCTTTGAAAGCTATAAAGATCAGCTCAAGTCCAATTTTGCCGACATCCCCAATATCGGCACGCCCGGCGCAGGCACGATTACTGCCGCAACATTCTTGTCTTACTTTACCGAAGACTACCCGTGGGCGCACCTCGACATCGCGGGTACGGCATGGAAATCCGGCAGCGAAAAAGGCGCGACCGGCCGCCCTGTTCCTTTATTGTTAAACTATCTGCGCAATGTGAAATAA
- a CDS encoding cupin domain-containing protein: MKPLFAALSVALLLGTSISAQAAEQTTPTDRSIQVYKKADLAEWNRENAAGGQGPLLGSFAFTRHQTADQDAFKEIGWLTLPPGAFIGQHKHTGNEDVYIIVSGKGLFTDSEGKQTEVGAGDITIARPGQSHALKNIGKKPLVFLDLIAETAGAKAAETK, translated from the coding sequence ATGAAACCGCTATTTGCCGCATTGTCCGTCGCCCTTCTGCTCGGCACATCCATAAGCGCTCAAGCTGCCGAACAAACCACCCCCACCGACCGCAGCATCCAAGTGTACAAAAAAGCCGACTTGGCAGAATGGAACCGCGAAAACGCAGCTGGAGGCCAAGGCCCGTTGCTCGGCAGCTTTGCCTTCACGCGCCATCAAACCGCCGACCAAGACGCATTCAAAGAAATCGGCTGGCTCACATTACCGCCGGGCGCTTTCATCGGCCAACACAAACATACCGGCAATGAAGACGTTTACATCATCGTATCCGGCAAAGGCCTGTTTACCGACAGCGAAGGCAAACAAACCGAAGTCGGCGCCGGCGACATTACCATCGCCCGCCCAGGCCAGTCACATGCACTCAAAAACATCGGCAAAAAGCCGTTGGTATTCCTTGATCTGATTGCAGAGACCGCTGGCGCTAAAGCCGCCGAAACCAAGTAA